In Paenarthrobacter sp. GOM3, a single window of DNA contains:
- a CDS encoding CinA family protein, whose product MSTPGPGSVQAATTVVALAIERHLTVATAESLTAGLVAATLANTPGASGMLQGGVVAYQNSVKADVLGVPADLLAAVGSVDGGVAGAMADGARRACGSDVGISTTGVAGPEPHDGKAVGTVFIGVATPAAVSSFEYRFSGDRQAIREQACEAAMARLLAALSDVGYRS is encoded by the coding sequence GTGAGTACGCCCGGCCCCGGCAGCGTCCAGGCCGCGACGACGGTAGTTGCGTTGGCGATCGAACGGCACCTGACGGTGGCCACGGCGGAGTCACTCACGGCCGGTTTGGTAGCTGCCACCCTGGCAAATACCCCTGGCGCGTCCGGGATGCTCCAAGGCGGTGTGGTGGCCTACCAGAACTCAGTCAAAGCAGACGTTCTGGGGGTACCGGCCGACTTGCTTGCTGCCGTGGGATCCGTTGACGGCGGAGTCGCCGGAGCAATGGCCGACGGCGCGCGGCGGGCTTGCGGTTCCGACGTCGGGATCTCTACCACTGGAGTAGCCGGGCCGGAGCCCCATGACGGCAAAGCAGTGGGAACGGTCTTCATCGGCGTGGCTACGCCGGCGGCGGTTTCCTCCTTCGAGTACCGGTTTTCGGGGGACCGGCAAGCGATCCGCGAGCAGGCCTGCGAGGCCGCCATGGCGCGTCTCCTTGCCGCGTTGAGTGACGTTGGTTACCGTTCGTAA
- the recA gene encoding recombinase RecA: protein MAAAPDREKALEAALAQIDKQFGKGSIMRLGDDTRAPIEVIPTGSIALDVALGIGGLPRGRVVEIYGPESSGKTTVALHAVANAQRAGGIAAFIDAEHALDPDYAAKLGVDTDALLVSQPDTGEQALEIMDMLVGSGSLDIVVIDSVAALVPRAEIEGEMGDSHVGLQARLMSQALRKITGRLSQTKTTAIFINQLREKIGVFFGSPETTTGGKALKFYASVRIDVRRIQTLKEGADSVGNRTKAKIVKNKMAPPFKIAEFDIIYGQGISREGGIIDMGVEHGIIKKSGSWFTYDGDQLGQGMENSRRFLRDNPELAQELERLIKEKLGVGVKPEEDSPKLKAVDG, encoded by the coding sequence ATGGCGGCAGCCCCGGATCGTGAGAAGGCGCTCGAAGCAGCGCTTGCCCAGATCGACAAGCAGTTCGGCAAAGGCTCTATCATGCGCCTGGGTGACGACACCCGTGCGCCCATCGAGGTCATCCCTACCGGTTCCATTGCCTTGGACGTGGCCCTGGGAATTGGCGGCCTGCCCCGCGGGCGTGTCGTTGAGATCTATGGCCCGGAGTCCTCGGGTAAGACCACCGTTGCCCTCCACGCCGTAGCCAACGCGCAACGCGCCGGCGGCATTGCGGCCTTCATCGACGCCGAACACGCGCTTGATCCTGACTACGCCGCAAAGCTCGGCGTCGACACGGACGCGCTCCTGGTCTCACAGCCGGATACCGGTGAACAGGCCCTGGAAATCATGGACATGCTGGTCGGCTCCGGCTCGCTCGACATCGTCGTCATCGACTCCGTTGCTGCTTTGGTTCCGCGCGCCGAAATTGAAGGCGAAATGGGCGACTCCCACGTGGGCCTCCAAGCCCGCCTCATGAGCCAGGCTCTGCGTAAGATCACCGGCCGCTTGAGCCAGACCAAGACCACGGCCATTTTCATCAACCAGCTGCGTGAAAAGATCGGTGTCTTCTTCGGCTCCCCGGAAACCACCACCGGTGGTAAGGCCCTGAAGTTCTACGCTTCCGTGCGCATCGATGTCCGGCGTATCCAGACCCTGAAGGAAGGTGCGGATTCCGTAGGTAACCGCACCAAGGCAAAGATCGTCAAGAACAAGATGGCACCGCCGTTCAAGATCGCCGAGTTCGACATCATCTACGGTCAGGGCATCTCCCGCGAGGGCGGCATCATCGACATGGGTGTCGAACACGGCATCATCAAGAAGTCCGGCTCGTGGTTCACCTATGACGGGGACCAGCTTGGCCAGGGCATGGAGAACTCCCGACGATTCCTGCGGGACAACCCTGAACTGGCGCAGGAGCTGGAGCGCCTGATCAAGGAAAAGCTCGGCGTGGGTGTCAAGCCGGAGGAAGACTCCCCGAAGCTGAAGGCCGTTGACGGTTAG
- a CDS encoding ribonuclease J, with translation MTQTALPGLVTPPKLPKGTLRIVPLGGLGEIGRNMAVFEIDGKLLVVDCGVLFPEETQPGVDLILPDFSYIEDRLQDVVGVVLTHGHEDHIGAVPYLLRLKADIPLIGSQLTLALVEAKLQEHRIKPYTLTVTEGQVEQFGPFECEFVAVNHSIPDALAVFIRTEGGNVLHTGDFKMDQLPLDGRITDLRHFARLGEEGVDLFMADSTNADVPGFTTAEKEIGPTLDRLFGQAKKRIIVASFSSHVHRVQQVLDAAAKHGRKVAFVGRSMVRNMAIAAKLGYLDVPDNILVDIKNIDNMPDDRVVLMSTGSQGEPMAALSRMANGDHRVIVGKGDTVILASSLIPGNENAVFRIINGLLKLGADVIHKGTAKVHVSGHAAAGELLYCYNILEPLNAMPVHGETRHLIANGNIALESGVPSEGIILSDNGTVIDLRDHKANIVGQVEVGFVYVDGSSVGEITDADLKDRRILGDEGFISIITVINRTTGKIVSGPEIHARGVAEDDSVFDEIIPKINAALEEAVLNHADHTTHQLQQVVRRIIGTWVNRKLRRRPMIIPVVLEA, from the coding sequence ATGACCCAAACCGCCCTTCCCGGACTGGTTACTCCGCCGAAACTGCCCAAAGGCACGCTGCGGATTGTTCCGCTCGGTGGACTGGGAGAGATCGGCCGTAACATGGCCGTCTTTGAAATCGACGGCAAGCTGCTGGTCGTTGACTGCGGCGTGCTCTTCCCCGAGGAGACCCAGCCCGGCGTTGATCTGATCCTGCCCGATTTCTCCTACATTGAGGACCGGCTCCAGGACGTCGTGGGTGTCGTACTGACCCACGGTCACGAAGACCACATTGGCGCAGTTCCCTACCTGCTGCGCCTCAAAGCCGACATCCCGCTGATCGGTTCCCAGCTCACGCTTGCCCTGGTGGAAGCAAAGCTCCAGGAACACCGCATCAAGCCATACACCCTCACGGTCACCGAGGGCCAGGTGGAGCAGTTCGGTCCGTTCGAGTGTGAGTTCGTGGCCGTCAACCACTCCATCCCGGATGCCCTTGCAGTCTTCATCCGAACCGAGGGCGGCAACGTCCTCCACACCGGTGACTTCAAGATGGACCAGTTGCCGCTGGACGGCCGCATCACCGACCTCAGGCACTTCGCGCGCCTGGGCGAAGAAGGCGTGGATCTGTTCATGGCAGATTCCACCAACGCGGACGTCCCGGGGTTCACTACGGCCGAGAAGGAAATCGGCCCTACCCTTGACCGGCTGTTCGGCCAGGCCAAGAAGCGCATCATCGTGGCTTCCTTCTCCTCGCATGTCCACCGCGTGCAGCAGGTTCTCGACGCTGCGGCCAAGCATGGCCGCAAGGTGGCGTTCGTTGGCCGGTCCATGGTCCGCAACATGGCCATCGCCGCGAAGCTTGGGTACCTTGATGTGCCGGACAACATCCTGGTTGACATCAAAAACATCGATAACATGCCCGATGACCGTGTGGTCCTGATGTCCACAGGTTCACAGGGTGAGCCCATGGCGGCACTTTCCCGCATGGCCAACGGTGATCACCGCGTGATCGTCGGCAAGGGTGACACCGTTATTCTGGCGTCGAGCCTCATCCCGGGCAACGAGAACGCCGTTTTCCGCATCATCAACGGCCTCCTTAAGCTCGGAGCCGATGTCATCCACAAGGGCACGGCGAAAGTCCACGTCTCGGGGCATGCCGCCGCCGGCGAACTGCTGTACTGCTACAACATCCTCGAGCCGCTCAATGCCATGCCGGTGCACGGCGAGACCCGGCACTTGATCGCCAACGGCAACATTGCCCTGGAATCCGGTGTGCCCTCCGAGGGCATCATCCTGAGCGACAACGGAACGGTCATCGACCTCAGGGACCACAAGGCGAACATCGTCGGCCAGGTGGAGGTCGGGTTCGTCTACGTGGATGGCTCCAGCGTCGGTGAAATCACCGATGCCGATTTGAAGGACCGCCGCATCCTGGGCGATGAGGGGTTCATTTCCATCATCACGGTCATCAACCGCACCACGGGCAAGATTGTCTCGGGTCCGGAGATCCATGCCCGCGGCGTTGCCGAGGACGACTCCGTCTTCGACGAGATCATTCCCAAGATCAATGCCGCGCTGGAAGAGGCCGTGCTGAACCACGCGGACCATACCACCCACCAGCTCCAACAGGTGGTGCGGAGGATTATCGGCACCTGGGTCAACCGCAAGCTTCGCCGCCGGCCCATGATCATCCCGGTGGTCCTGGAAGCGTAA
- a CDS encoding helix-turn-helix domain-containing protein, translated as MVKQPVSVNGVVRWKDVGLADQTQSEQKERKMVVLRHEIGDVLRDVRQRQGRTLREVSHSARVSLGYLSEVERGQKEASSELLSSICTALDVPLSHMLREVSDRVAVAEGVSVPDTVPQEFSQRYGRDLDLTDDFPQGMLSGAR; from the coding sequence ATGGTAAAGCAGCCCGTATCCGTGAACGGCGTTGTCCGCTGGAAGGATGTGGGCTTGGCTGATCAGACACAGAGCGAACAGAAGGAGCGCAAAATGGTTGTACTACGCCACGAGATCGGTGATGTACTGCGCGATGTCCGCCAGCGTCAGGGCCGTACCCTCCGCGAGGTTTCGCACAGCGCCCGTGTCTCACTCGGTTACTTGAGTGAAGTTGAACGCGGCCAGAAGGAGGCTTCCTCCGAGCTCCTGTCTTCAATCTGCACAGCCCTGGATGTTCCGTTGTCCCACATGCTCCGCGAAGTCAGCGACCGCGTAGCCGTTGCTGAAGGCGTGTCCGTGCCGGACACCGTTCCGCAGGAATTTTCGCAGCGCTACGGTCGCGACCTGGACCTCACGGACGACTTCCCGCAGGGAATGCTCTCCGGAGCCCGGTAA
- a CDS encoding FtsK/SpoIIIE family DNA translocase, with the protein MATRTTSTPRGSSSSKSGGTGRGAAAPKSSATAAKSGRGSTARTKQAAAVEPQAPLPLRLLAGAWQGIGHVVGAGVRRIGHDVSDLEPEDRRDGAALFNLVLGVAIATFAWWGLTGWLPDIVYSVVNGTFGWMSLILPFMLFICAFRLFRKPQDGRGNNRVGIGFMIMTLAGSALAHVIGGLPTVGDGFDGLRKAGGMLGFLAAAPFAAIHVAIPVILYSLLAFVSLLIVTATPFGAIPTRVRGAYNHLMGVDLMDGSGKDDHDRSYLYENEAPKPRKKKRMRLFGKDEENDAGLEGYVGDEAFEHAIVDDDETPRPSEPRVPPGVRRPTQAEIAVGKIKAAQGLAGATPGIENPTEAIPVLTPEMTAPAPAIAQVPAKPAGAPLPQTPIPQRTEQLSLAGDVTYTLPASDYLTPGSIPKERTEANDAVVAALTDTLTQFNVDAAVTGFSRGPTVTRYEIELSPGTKVERVTALSKNISYAVASSDVRILSPIPGKSAIGIEIPNTDRETVSLGDVLRSQNARRTDHPMVMGVGKDVEGGYVVANLAKMPHLLVAGATGAGKSSFVNSMITSILMRATPDEVRMVMVDPKRVELTAYEGVPHLITPIITNPKKAAEALQWVVREMDARYDDLANYGYKHIDDFNKAVRAGKVVPPVDSKRVIKPYPYLLVIVDELADLMMVAPRDVEDSIVRITQLARAAGIHLVLATQRPSVDVVTGLIKANVPSRMAFATSSVTDSRVVLDQPGAEKLIGQGDALFLPMGASKAMRVQGAWVTESEIHKVVEHVKGQLQAVYRDDVAAEAPKKQIDDDIGDDLDVLLQATELVVTTQFGSTSMLQRKLRVGFAKAGRLMDLLESRGVVGPSEGSKARDVLVKPDDLAAVLAAMKGQESPAAPDAHTAALSDNANSNIAVGGYAEDLVQADLDNRTQTIEYYDGADGPDDDEGGEDAWSLTGR; encoded by the coding sequence ATGGCGACCCGTACTACCTCCACGCCACGAGGCAGCTCCAGCAGTAAATCCGGCGGCACAGGCCGAGGCGCGGCTGCCCCCAAAAGCAGTGCAACGGCGGCCAAAAGCGGCCGGGGCAGCACTGCGCGCACCAAGCAAGCTGCCGCCGTCGAGCCCCAGGCTCCGCTCCCATTGCGCCTCCTGGCAGGAGCGTGGCAGGGCATCGGGCACGTGGTCGGTGCCGGCGTCCGGCGTATCGGCCATGACGTCAGCGACCTCGAACCCGAGGACCGTCGGGACGGTGCCGCGTTGTTCAACCTGGTGTTGGGCGTAGCGATTGCCACTTTCGCGTGGTGGGGCCTCACCGGTTGGCTGCCTGACATCGTCTACAGCGTGGTCAACGGAACTTTCGGCTGGATGTCCCTGATCCTGCCGTTCATGCTGTTCATCTGCGCTTTCCGCCTGTTCCGCAAGCCGCAGGATGGCCGCGGCAACAACCGCGTAGGCATCGGCTTCATGATCATGACCCTTGCAGGATCGGCGCTGGCCCACGTCATCGGCGGCCTGCCCACTGTGGGGGACGGCTTCGATGGCCTGCGCAAGGCGGGCGGCATGCTCGGCTTCCTGGCGGCCGCTCCTTTCGCGGCAATCCATGTGGCCATCCCCGTAATTCTCTACAGCTTGCTCGCCTTCGTGTCGCTGCTGATCGTCACAGCGACGCCCTTTGGTGCCATCCCGACCCGGGTCCGCGGGGCCTACAACCACCTCATGGGCGTCGACCTCATGGATGGCTCCGGCAAGGACGACCACGACCGCAGCTACTTGTACGAGAATGAGGCGCCCAAGCCCCGGAAGAAGAAGCGCATGCGCCTCTTCGGCAAGGACGAGGAGAACGACGCCGGCCTGGAAGGTTACGTCGGGGACGAGGCCTTCGAGCACGCCATAGTGGACGACGACGAAACTCCCCGTCCGTCCGAACCGCGCGTACCGCCGGGCGTACGCCGCCCAACCCAGGCCGAGATCGCCGTCGGGAAAATCAAGGCCGCCCAAGGATTGGCGGGCGCAACGCCGGGCATCGAGAACCCTACCGAAGCCATTCCCGTCCTGACTCCGGAGATGACTGCGCCTGCACCTGCGATCGCCCAAGTACCGGCGAAACCGGCAGGGGCGCCGCTTCCCCAAACACCTATTCCGCAGCGCACGGAGCAGTTGTCCTTGGCGGGCGATGTCACTTATACGCTGCCGGCTTCGGACTACCTGACGCCGGGTTCCATCCCGAAGGAGCGCACGGAAGCCAACGATGCCGTCGTCGCCGCGCTGACCGATACCCTCACGCAGTTCAATGTTGACGCGGCGGTCACAGGCTTCAGCCGTGGTCCGACCGTGACGCGCTATGAAATCGAGCTGTCTCCGGGAACCAAGGTGGAGCGGGTAACCGCCCTGTCGAAGAACATCTCCTATGCCGTTGCGTCCAGCGACGTGCGGATCCTGAGCCCGATTCCCGGCAAGTCAGCCATCGGCATCGAAATTCCCAACACGGACCGCGAAACGGTGTCCTTGGGCGATGTGTTGCGAAGCCAGAACGCGCGGCGCACGGACCACCCCATGGTCATGGGCGTCGGCAAGGACGTCGAGGGCGGCTACGTGGTGGCGAACCTGGCCAAGATGCCGCACTTGCTCGTAGCCGGCGCCACCGGTGCCGGTAAGTCCAGCTTCGTGAACTCGATGATCACCTCCATCCTCATGCGAGCCACGCCGGACGAAGTGCGCATGGTCATGGTTGACCCTAAGCGCGTGGAACTCACTGCCTATGAAGGCGTCCCGCACCTCATCACGCCCATCATCACCAACCCCAAGAAAGCTGCGGAGGCGCTGCAGTGGGTGGTCCGTGAGATGGACGCACGCTACGACGACCTCGCCAACTACGGCTACAAGCACATTGACGACTTCAATAAGGCTGTGCGGGCCGGCAAGGTGGTACCCCCGGTCGACTCCAAGAGGGTCATCAAGCCGTACCCGTACCTGTTGGTGATCGTCGATGAGCTCGCCGACCTCATGATGGTGGCCCCACGTGATGTTGAAGACTCGATTGTCCGGATCACCCAGCTGGCCCGTGCCGCCGGTATCCACCTTGTGTTGGCCACGCAGCGGCCGTCGGTGGATGTCGTCACGGGCCTGATCAAGGCGAACGTCCCATCCCGCATGGCGTTCGCCACGTCCTCCGTGACAGACTCCCGCGTGGTCCTGGACCAGCCTGGTGCCGAGAAGCTCATCGGCCAAGGTGACGCGCTGTTCCTGCCGATGGGTGCTTCCAAGGCGATGCGTGTCCAGGGTGCCTGGGTGACCGAATCCGAGATCCACAAGGTAGTGGAGCACGTCAAGGGTCAGTTGCAGGCCGTTTACCGTGACGACGTTGCTGCCGAGGCGCCGAAGAAGCAGATCGACGACGACATCGGAGACGACCTCGATGTACTGCTGCAGGCCACCGAGCTCGTGGTGACTACGCAGTTCGGTTCGACCTCCATGCTGCAGCGCAAGCTTCGGGTGGGCTTCGCCAAGGCCGGTCGCCTCATGGACCTCCTGGAGTCCCGCGGCGTGGTGGGCCCGTCCGAGGGTTCGAAGGCACGCGATGTCCTGGTCAAGCCCGACGACCTCGCCGCCGTCCTGGCAGCCATGAAGGGCCAGGAGTCGCCGGCCGCGCCCGACGCACACACCGCGGCCCTGAGCGACAACGCGAACTCAAACATCGCCGTCGGCGGTTATGCCGAAGACCTGGTACAGGCGGACCTGGACAACCGGACGCAGACCATTGAGTACTACGACGGCGCTGACGGTCCCGATGACGACGAAGGCGGCGAAGACGCCTGGTCCCTCACCGGACGGTAA
- the pgsA gene encoding CDP-diacylglycerol--glycerol-3-phosphate 3-phosphatidyltransferase: protein MTTAEGDNATSSSSDIWNLPNILTMLRIVLVPFFVWFLVADDGDYGIWRWAAVVAFGVAIYTDKLDGDIARARGLITNFGKIADPIADKLLIGSALVLLSILGELPWWVTILILVREWGITALRFVVIRYGVMPASRGGKLKTVIQTVAIFLYILPLKAIAPWLGDVAFWVMMLALAITLWTGVEYVIQAMRLRAAGRRA from the coding sequence GTGACTACAGCCGAGGGTGATAACGCGACTTCCAGCAGTTCCGACATCTGGAACCTGCCCAACATCCTCACGATGCTTCGCATCGTTTTGGTGCCGTTCTTCGTCTGGTTCCTTGTGGCGGACGACGGCGACTACGGGATCTGGCGTTGGGCCGCAGTGGTTGCTTTCGGGGTGGCCATCTACACAGACAAGCTCGACGGCGACATCGCCAGGGCACGGGGCCTCATCACCAACTTCGGCAAGATTGCCGATCCCATAGCCGACAAGCTCCTCATCGGTTCCGCGCTGGTACTGCTGTCCATCCTGGGCGAACTGCCCTGGTGGGTCACCATCCTGATCCTTGTCCGGGAGTGGGGCATCACCGCCCTCCGATTCGTCGTGATCCGGTACGGAGTCATGCCGGCTTCCCGGGGCGGCAAACTCAAGACAGTCATCCAGACCGTAGCCATTTTCCTGTACATCCTGCCGCTGAAGGCGATCGCGCCGTGGCTGGGAGACGTTGCTTTCTGGGTCATGATGCTGGCACTTGCCATCACGCTGTGGACCGGCGTGGAATACGTCATCCAGGCCATGAGGCTTCGGGCAGCCGGACGCCGCGCGTGA
- the dapA gene encoding 4-hydroxy-tetrahydrodipicolinate synthase — MSDLRAHTPALGTLLTAMVTPFTEDGKVDYDQAAALAEKLVQDGCDGLVVTGTTGETSTLTDDENLGMFRAVKEAVGGKAAIIAGTGTNDTAHSVHLSQRAAEVGVDGLLIVTPYYNKPSQAGVRAHFETIASSTDLPVMLYDIPGRSSIAIAPETMIGLAKHQNIVAVKDAKADFAAATRVMAETDLVFYSGDDGLTLQWMALGAVGLVGVTTHVATRRFRELIDAVNANDLATARAINFELEPVVRGTMTRVQGAVAAKQILKWQGVLPNSVVRLPLVEPDAAEIEIIRGDLAEAGMDFDVQDGSAGK; from the coding sequence ATGTCTGACTTGCGCGCCCACACTCCCGCCCTTGGTACCCTGCTGACCGCCATGGTCACCCCGTTCACCGAGGACGGCAAGGTTGACTACGACCAAGCCGCAGCGCTGGCAGAGAAGCTCGTCCAGGACGGTTGCGACGGCCTCGTCGTCACCGGTACCACCGGCGAGACCTCCACCCTCACAGACGATGAAAACCTTGGCATGTTCCGTGCCGTCAAAGAAGCCGTCGGTGGCAAGGCAGCCATCATTGCAGGGACCGGCACTAACGACACCGCCCACTCCGTGCACCTTTCACAGCGTGCCGCAGAGGTAGGCGTTGACGGCCTGCTGATCGTCACCCCTTACTACAACAAGCCCAGCCAGGCGGGCGTCCGCGCCCACTTCGAGACGATTGCCTCCTCCACGGACCTGCCCGTCATGCTCTATGACATCCCGGGCCGCTCCTCCATCGCGATCGCCCCCGAGACCATGATCGGCCTGGCCAAGCACCAGAACATCGTGGCCGTCAAGGACGCCAAGGCCGATTTTGCTGCCGCGACGCGCGTCATGGCAGAAACGGACCTGGTCTTCTACTCGGGCGACGACGGACTGACCCTTCAGTGGATGGCGCTGGGTGCCGTCGGACTGGTGGGTGTCACCACGCATGTGGCCACGCGCCGCTTCCGCGAGCTGATCGATGCCGTCAACGCCAACGACCTCGCCACGGCAAGGGCCATCAATTTTGAACTGGAACCCGTGGTTCGTGGAACCATGACGCGGGTCCAAGGCGCAGTAGCCGCCAAGCAGATTCTCAAGTGGCAGGGAGTCCTGCCCAACTCGGTTGTCCGTTTGCCCCTCGTGGAGCCGGACGCGGCCGAGATCGAAATCATCCGCGGGGATTTGGCGGAAGCCGGAATGGACTTCGACGTCCAGGACGGTTCCGCCGGAAAGTAG
- a CDS encoding carbon-nitrogen hydrolase family protein — protein MTQPHPQSQSLLTMPRPSGSAPVSATLLAAVVQYEALGAGSGGVAVARNVAAHVELVEKAHADGARLVLFPELSLTGYELGSFNDPEQESQPSAWLTDGDPRLHPLRDACARTGTTAVIGAGWREADGTPRLASLIIGPDGSLRPAFKTHLHGAERELFVAGKGPEILVVDGWRVALAVCADAAQPSHAAAAAESGADVYAVSALYVSGEELRLGLHLGSRSMDHRMFGLLANLGGKTPLGASCGLSGGWGPEGAALAKAAGTGTETVMVNLVRSSLNGYRSGRGA, from the coding sequence GTCAGCAACACTGCTGGCCGCCGTCGTTCAGTACGAAGCGCTGGGAGCCGGCAGTGGGGGAGTGGCTGTCGCCAGGAACGTCGCCGCCCACGTGGAGCTTGTGGAAAAGGCCCACGCCGACGGCGCACGGCTGGTGCTGTTCCCAGAGCTCTCCTTGACGGGGTATGAGTTGGGCTCTTTCAATGACCCGGAGCAGGAAAGCCAACCTTCCGCCTGGTTGACGGACGGCGACCCAAGGCTCCACCCTCTTCGGGATGCCTGTGCCCGCACCGGGACCACAGCGGTGATCGGTGCAGGCTGGCGGGAAGCTGACGGCACTCCCCGGTTGGCATCACTCATCATCGGCCCGGATGGCTCGCTGCGACCGGCTTTCAAGACCCATCTGCATGGCGCGGAGCGTGAGCTGTTCGTCGCGGGGAAGGGCCCCGAAATCCTGGTGGTGGACGGATGGCGCGTGGCTCTTGCCGTATGCGCCGACGCCGCCCAGCCGTCCCACGCCGCGGCTGCCGCAGAGTCAGGGGCCGACGTCTATGCTGTTTCAGCCCTGTACGTGTCCGGCGAGGAATTGCGCCTCGGATTGCACCTGGGTTCCCGGTCCATGGACCACCGGATGTTCGGGCTCCTGGCCAACCTTGGCGGAAAGACCCCGCTGGGCGCCTCCTGCGGCCTCAGCGGTGGGTGGGGTCCGGAAGGTGCAGCTTTGGCCAAGGCAGCCGGCACGGGAACCGAAACTGTCATGGTGAACCTGGTCCGATCCAGCCTGAATGGATACAGGTCCGGCCGCGGTGCATGA
- a CDS encoding MarR family winged helix-turn-helix transcriptional regulator yields the protein MSNPLQSAPDTVPPGDTVDDAVDDALQQVEHQLSLLWRRARSISHQLSRQVHPDMEPAAYGLLTVIRREGPIRLTELATCIGVGKPSVSRQIAFLESIGLVYKEADPQDGRAQSIRLTDKGEEKMHQVQDARRQVFRERLGEWPLEDVQTLADYMGRLNAIYGDGILKDVTLKETNPADPA from the coding sequence ATGAGCAATCCTCTCCAGAGCGCGCCCGATACGGTCCCGCCAGGTGACACCGTGGACGACGCCGTGGACGACGCCCTCCAGCAGGTGGAACACCAGCTGAGCCTGCTCTGGCGCCGCGCCCGTTCGATCTCCCACCAATTGTCGCGGCAGGTCCATCCGGACATGGAGCCGGCCGCGTACGGGCTCCTCACCGTTATCCGCAGGGAAGGCCCCATTCGGCTCACAGAGCTCGCTACCTGCATCGGCGTGGGCAAGCCGTCGGTCAGCCGGCAGATCGCTTTCCTGGAAAGTATCGGCCTCGTTTACAAGGAAGCGGATCCGCAGGACGGTCGCGCGCAGTCCATCCGGCTGACGGACAAGGGCGAGGAGAAGATGCACCAGGTCCAGGACGCCCGCAGGCAAGTGTTCCGTGAACGGCTCGGTGAATGGCCCCTGGAGGACGTCCAGACGCTCGCCGACTACATGGGCAGGCTCAACGCCATCTACGGCGATGGCATACTGAAGGATGTCACCCTGAAGGAAACCAACCCGGCGGACCCGGCCTAG
- a CDS encoding DUF3046 domain-containing protein, translated as MRASDFWRLMDDEFGAGYSRVLANSLVLAGVGGRTAVEALAAGYQPRDVWLAMCEVQDVPLERRLGRDIKPASS; from the coding sequence GTGAGGGCAAGTGACTTTTGGCGATTGATGGACGACGAATTCGGGGCAGGATACTCCCGGGTCCTGGCCAACTCCCTGGTGCTCGCCGGTGTCGGTGGACGCACCGCGGTGGAGGCCCTCGCGGCCGGCTACCAGCCCCGCGACGTCTGGCTTGCCATGTGCGAAGTCCAGGACGTTCCCCTCGAGCGCAGGCTGGGCAGGGACATTAAGCCGGCTTCAAGCTGA
- a CDS encoding regulatory protein RecX, which yields MTVRRGPDPDSSVAADPEPDPESVARAIVLRQLTMAPRSRLQLSRKLAERNVPEDVAEAVLDRFEEVQLIDDAEFARMWVRSRSQSKKLAKGALRRELSDKGIELEDAEEALSQLSDQDEELAARELVQRKLRPGMDLADRAERDKYTRRLASMLARKGYAPSLAFRIVGEVLAEAGTLE from the coding sequence TTGACGGTTAGGAGAGGGCCGGACCCGGACTCCTCCGTTGCGGCTGATCCGGAACCAGATCCTGAATCCGTGGCGCGTGCCATCGTCCTGAGGCAATTGACGATGGCGCCGCGGAGCCGGCTGCAGCTGTCCCGGAAGCTCGCCGAGCGCAATGTTCCTGAGGACGTGGCGGAGGCAGTCCTGGATCGGTTCGAAGAGGTTCAGCTGATCGACGACGCGGAGTTCGCCCGGATGTGGGTCCGCAGCCGATCGCAAAGCAAGAAGCTGGCCAAAGGTGCACTTCGTCGTGAACTCTCGGACAAAGGCATTGAGCTGGAGGACGCAGAGGAAGCACTGTCCCAGCTGAGCGATCAGGATGAGGAACTGGCAGCCCGTGAGCTCGTTCAACGCAAGCTCCGGCCTGGGATGGACCTGGCCGATCGTGCGGAACGGGACAAGTACACACGTCGCCTTGCTTCGATGCTCGCACGCAAGGGCTACGCGCCTTCCCTGGCTTTCAGGATCGTCGGTGAGGTGCTGGCAGAAGCCGGTACCCTTGAGTAG